In Leptodesmis sichuanensis A121, the following are encoded in one genomic region:
- a CDS encoding glycosyltransferase family 39 protein produces MIGHDSDRRIFPKEYQYGLSGLPILGAIWLVGAVLDRLWFALDHSVPSWDPADYLTGAMVYWKALQTPQWFSGDWWTSLWQLSSKIPPLVYISTTPFISLFGPGEDRAAIVFLLFSAILLSSVYGLGLYLFNRQVGLWAAGLCVLMPTLYQTRLVFILDYPLAAMVTLCFIILTLWRGRDRIKNLEFRIKNLELELKNSAAVSPTSEAEEELSIASLSPTPSPPHSLHPLHPWLLAALFGITLGLALMTKQTAALFLLVPILWVIGERIWQRAWMQLLQLGFGLLVSLVVFLPWYRTNWLLILTSSKRATIDSAIAEGAPPLWSFKAWTLYLRELPGMVSWPLLLVPLLGLVLFWQRSQMIRQASEMPEDGTTYREQRQHSAIACRKALLWLLIFVVGGYVMSSLNPNKDIRYVAPYLPVLAVILAYGLVLLPRSWRLLRWSTVALAGLLMITNLFPIFSGSKSSHSHLSSFHPYSGLPFPHQEVVAEVATAMPYLRSTIGVLPSTPEINQHNINYYGLLHNFQVFGRQVGARKSFVKQDQRSLNWFITKTESQGSIRNQEAQTAIVQAVEQSQAFQLQKTWPLPDTSTLKLYRRRVPAVEVILSPKSATDKGQAPVQLDQVQVPAQAPAGKPIPVTYRWSGSWDALQNGLVVLTWQRSGQPNQPDQHRWFHDHGIGLGQLYPELDASARPRSPIQVVERTAMLPPVGIAPGTYQLQAVYLDRRTQQATPLTIPAVTVRIDPTAKATPAPELDLVTQLSVLAATLPQGTPALSHLSDEISRINQYDAVQDYLVQAQQAMQYRLQQEPTESSFAYILALATVLKRQVNPAIAALERVTQLDANNPYAYAYLAFVNLFDFRPGAAQVALNQALKLAPNLPEVQALSGIASLMQGNVLQAWHYWKLL; encoded by the coding sequence GTGATTGGTCATGATTCCGATCGGCGGATTTTTCCCAAAGAGTATCAATACGGGCTAAGTGGGTTGCCCATTCTAGGAGCCATCTGGTTGGTGGGTGCGGTGCTCGATCGCCTCTGGTTTGCCCTGGATCATTCCGTTCCCAGTTGGGATCCAGCAGATTACCTGACTGGGGCCATGGTCTATTGGAAAGCCTTGCAAACTCCCCAGTGGTTCTCTGGAGACTGGTGGACGAGCCTCTGGCAGTTGTCCTCTAAAATTCCGCCACTGGTGTATATTTCCACAACACCGTTTATCAGCCTGTTTGGGCCGGGGGAAGATCGAGCCGCGATCGTCTTTCTGCTGTTTAGCGCTATCCTCCTGTCTTCCGTATATGGATTAGGACTGTACCTGTTCAATCGTCAGGTCGGTCTGTGGGCGGCTGGCCTCTGTGTCCTCATGCCCACTCTCTACCAAACCCGCCTGGTATTCATTCTGGATTACCCCCTGGCCGCGATGGTCACTCTCTGTTTCATCATCCTGACCCTGTGGCGAGGCCGCGACAGAATTAAGAATTTAGAATTTAGAATTAAGAATTTAGAATTAGAACTTAAAAATTCAGCAGCCGTTTCCCCCACATCCGAAGCCGAAGAGGAACTATCGATCGCGTCTCTCTCTCCCACCCCCTCACCCCCTCACTCCCTCCACCCCCTCCACCCCTGGCTCTTAGCCGCACTATTCGGCATCACCTTGGGATTAGCTTTAATGACCAAGCAGACGGCGGCTCTGTTTCTTCTAGTGCCAATTTTGTGGGTGATCGGAGAACGAATCTGGCAGAGAGCCTGGATGCAACTGCTGCAACTCGGTTTTGGGCTGCTGGTATCGCTGGTTGTCTTCCTGCCCTGGTATCGCACCAACTGGTTGCTGATTTTGACTTCCAGTAAACGGGCGACGATCGATTCCGCGATCGCCGAAGGGGCACCTCCGCTGTGGTCGTTCAAAGCCTGGACGCTGTATCTGAGAGAACTACCAGGGATGGTGTCCTGGCCGTTGCTGCTCGTTCCGTTGCTGGGATTGGTGTTGTTCTGGCAACGATCGCAGATGATCCGGCAAGCATCAGAAATGCCAGAAGATGGGACAACCTATCGGGAACAACGGCAGCATTCAGCGATCGCCTGTCGCAAGGCGTTACTCTGGCTGCTGATTTTTGTGGTGGGTGGCTATGTGATGTCTTCCCTCAATCCCAATAAGGACATCCGCTATGTGGCCCCTTACCTACCCGTGCTGGCGGTCATCCTGGCCTATGGATTGGTGTTATTGCCGCGATCGTGGCGATTGCTGCGCTGGAGTACAGTAGCGCTGGCCGGACTTTTGATGATCACCAATCTGTTTCCGATTTTTTCCGGCTCAAAATCTTCCCACTCTCATCTTTCCAGCTTCCATCCCTACTCTGGCCTACCCTTTCCCCATCAAGAAGTAGTGGCAGAAGTGGCGACAGCGATGCCCTATTTACGCTCCACCATAGGAGTCTTACCCTCTACGCCAGAGATCAATCAGCACAACATCAATTACTATGGCCTGTTGCATAACTTTCAAGTGTTTGGTCGGCAGGTGGGTGCCCGTAAGTCTTTTGTCAAGCAGGATCAGCGATCGCTCAACTGGTTCATCACCAAAACCGAGAGTCAGGGGTCAATTCGCAATCAAGAGGCACAAACGGCGATCGTGCAGGCCGTTGAACAAAGCCAAGCCTTTCAACTGCAAAAAACCTGGCCGTTACCAGATACCAGCACACTAAAGCTCTATCGCCGACGGGTGCCAGCCGTGGAGGTGATACTGAGTCCAAAATCGGCAACTGACAAGGGACAGGCTCCGGTGCAACTGGATCAGGTACAGGTTCCGGCCCAGGCTCCTGCTGGGAAACCGATTCCTGTTACTTACCGTTGGTCAGGTTCGTGGGATGCCTTGCAGAATGGTCTGGTTGTGCTGACCTGGCAACGATCGGGACAGCCCAATCAACCTGATCAACATCGCTGGTTTCATGATCATGGCATTGGCCTGGGTCAGCTTTATCCGGAGCTTGACGCATCGGCCAGACCCCGATCGCCGATTCAAGTGGTGGAACGCACCGCCATGTTACCCCCTGTCGGAATTGCACCGGGGACTTATCAACTCCAGGCAGTATATCTCGATCGCCGCACCCAGCAGGCCACTCCTCTCACCATTCCTGCCGTAACAGTACGAATTGACCCAACCGCCAAAGCAACTCCTGCTCCAGAACTGGATCTGGTGACGCAACTGAGCGTTCTGGCGGCAACCCTACCTCAGGGAACGCCAGCCCTCAGTCACCTTTCAGATGAGATTAGCCGGATTAACCAATATGATGCGGTGCAGGATTATTTGGTGCAGGCTCAACAGGCCATGCAATATCGACTGCAACAGGAACCCACAGAGTCCAGCTTTGCCTATATTCTGGCGCTGGCAACGGTGCTGAAGCGTCAGGTCAATCCTGCGATCGCCGCTCTGGAGCGGGTCACCCAACTGGATGCCAACAATCCTTATGCCTATGCCTATCTGGCTTTTGTGAACTTATTCGACTTTCGGCCTGGAGCCGCGCAGGTGGCCTTGAATCAGGCGTTGAAGTTAGCTCCGAATTTGCCTGAAGTGCAGGCCCTCAGCGGGATTGCCTCGTTAATGCAGGGAAATGTACTACAAGCGTGGCACTATTGGAAATTGCTCTAG
- a CDS encoding GNAT family N-acetyltransferase — MTNLIIRSAQIPKELPQVYKIRYLVFQIEQGVDPTLEFDGKDERAHHLIAFLGEKAVGTARIRFLEDQTAKVERVAVLPEVRGQGIGRKLMDYIEAFLVERQVTEVYMHAQEPVREFYQKLGYVPEGRAFEEAGIPHIAMRKLLR; from the coding sequence ATGACCAACCTGATTATTCGATCGGCCCAGATTCCGAAGGAGCTACCGCAGGTTTATAAAATTCGCTATCTGGTCTTTCAAATTGAGCAGGGAGTGGATCCCACGCTGGAATTTGATGGCAAGGATGAACGCGCCCACCATCTGATTGCTTTTCTTGGTGAAAAAGCGGTAGGAACTGCTAGAATCCGTTTTCTGGAGGATCAAACGGCAAAAGTAGAACGGGTGGCTGTGTTACCAGAGGTTCGAGGACAGGGAATTGGTCGCAAATTGATGGATTACATTGAGGCTTTTTTGGTTGAACGTCAAGTGACGGAGGTCTATATGCACGCTCAGGAACCTGTCAGGGAGTTTTATCAGAAATTGGGGTATGTCCCAGAGGGAAGGGCGTTTGAGGAGGCTGGAATTCCTCACATTGCCATGAGAAAGCTGTTGCGCTAA
- the dprA gene encoding DNA-processing protein DprA codes for MIKERAFWLAWSQINGIGPVLLKRLQTHFKYLAAAWDASLTDLMEVEGFGCQTAEMVVAERRAIQPEQLLSQHEQENPNFWTPADPDYPRLLLEIPDPPPVLYYRGQVEERELNGLAPMVAIVGTRSPSPYGRQWTRRLATALVEQGFTVVSGLAEGIDTEAHRACLETGGRTIAVLGCAVNVVYPWSNRSLYQQLVQTGLALSEHPAGTQPDRTFFPRRNRIIAGLCRAVLVMEAPEKSGGLITAYYANEYGRDVYALPGRLDDYKSLGCLKLIDQGARPIRGTDHLLELLGTIPQFKEPPGVSTQQFSLPLNLSSDLAYILQVLTDLAPSLDGEAVPFDLLVQHSGLPAGSVSSALTQLEMEELITSLPGMRYQRS; via the coding sequence ATGATAAAAGAACGCGCCTTTTGGCTGGCCTGGTCACAAATCAACGGCATTGGCCCCGTTTTACTCAAACGCCTGCAAACGCACTTTAAATACCTGGCTGCCGCCTGGGATGCCAGTTTGACAGATTTAATGGAAGTCGAAGGCTTTGGCTGCCAAACGGCTGAGATGGTAGTAGCGGAACGACGGGCCATCCAACCGGAGCAACTCTTAAGCCAGCATGAACAGGAGAACCCCAACTTTTGGACACCTGCCGATCCGGACTATCCTCGCTTATTGCTGGAAATTCCCGATCCGCCGCCCGTCCTGTATTACCGGGGTCAGGTGGAAGAACGGGAATTAAATGGTCTGGCTCCTATGGTCGCGATCGTCGGGACGCGATCGCCCTCTCCCTATGGTCGTCAGTGGACTCGTCGCCTGGCGACCGCCTTAGTCGAGCAAGGTTTTACCGTTGTTTCTGGATTAGCCGAAGGCATTGATACAGAAGCTCACCGGGCTTGTCTGGAAACAGGAGGACGGACGATCGCCGTTCTCGGTTGTGCCGTCAATGTCGTCTATCCCTGGTCAAATCGCAGTTTGTACCAGCAATTGGTGCAAACGGGACTGGCCTTGAGTGAGCATCCCGCTGGGACGCAGCCCGATCGCACCTTTTTCCCTCGTCGCAACCGGATTATTGCCGGATTGTGCCGCGCCGTTCTGGTGATGGAAGCCCCTGAAAAATCCGGTGGTCTGATTACAGCCTACTATGCCAACGAGTATGGGCGGGATGTGTATGCCTTACCCGGGCGATTGGATGATTACAAATCTCTGGGTTGCCTGAAGCTGATCGATCAGGGAGCACGTCCTATCCGGGGCACCGACCATCTTTTGGAACTGTTAGGAACGATTCCTCAATTTAAAGAACCCCCTGGAGTCTCTACCCAGCAATTTTCTCTGCCCCTCAACCTATCTTCTGATCTGGCCTATATTCTTCAGGTATTGACTGATCTGGCTCCCTCCCTGGATGGGGAAGCGGTTCCTTTCGATTTACTCGTTCAACATTCCGGTTTACCCGCAGGCTCAGTCTCCAGTGCTTTAACCCAGTTAGAAATGGAGGAGTTGATTACCTCTTTACCGGGAATGCGGTATCAGCGGAGTTAG
- a CDS encoding ABC transporter ATP-binding protein, whose product MNDRDRYWQLLAYIRPQTRTIVQALLCTLVFTAMWPVLAWLAGEIAKPLAEGQVLAIAKMAGLGTLTFLVQKIAQYGQDTLMAKAALAIGFQLRTQVYAHLQRLSLSYFESAQSGDLAYRMTEDIDRISEVVNKIFHQFVPSLLQLIVVLGYMVYLNWQLTLATLVIAPVMAGLITWFGERIRTLSYRSQSRISNLSALLVEVFSGMRLVQAFAAEDYTLERFSREAERNRLARYRTEKLKAIQSPVVGFLEAIALLSLLLLGGWQVSQKNLTGSAFVSYLAAVIMLIDPISLLTSNYNEFKQGQASLDRVFELLAMQPTVIEKEGAVPLPPVTGKVEFHKVSFAYQPDQPVLKELSLLALPGEAIALVGHSGAGKTTLVNLLPRLYDPQAGQILIDGIDIRDVTLRSLRSQIGIVPQETILFSGTIAQNIAFGQTRADLEAIQAAAKIANAHQFIIQFPEGYQTWVGERGVNLSGGQRQRLAIARAVLLNPRILILDEATSALDSESEALVQEALERVMRNRTVFIIAHRLATVRRADRILVLEHGQVVESGTHAELLNQGGRYARFYAQQFQA is encoded by the coding sequence TTGAACGATCGCGATCGCTACTGGCAGCTTCTCGCTTACATTCGTCCCCAAACGCGAACCATCGTCCAAGCCTTGCTTTGTACGCTAGTGTTTACGGCTATGTGGCCTGTTCTGGCGTGGCTAGCGGGTGAGATTGCGAAACCACTGGCTGAGGGACAGGTGTTGGCCATTGCTAAAATGGCTGGGCTGGGAACCCTGACTTTTCTGGTGCAGAAGATTGCCCAGTATGGCCAGGATACGTTAATGGCAAAAGCTGCTCTGGCTATTGGGTTTCAGCTTCGGACTCAGGTATATGCCCATCTGCAACGGCTCAGCCTCAGCTATTTTGAATCAGCCCAGAGTGGCGATCTGGCCTACCGGATGACGGAAGATATCGATCGCATTAGTGAAGTGGTCAACAAAATCTTTCACCAGTTTGTCCCTAGCTTGCTGCAACTGATCGTCGTGCTGGGATACATGGTGTACCTCAACTGGCAGTTGACCCTGGCAACGCTGGTGATTGCTCCTGTGATGGCCGGATTAATTACCTGGTTTGGGGAGCGCATCCGAACATTGTCCTACCGCAGTCAGAGCCGTATCTCTAACCTGTCCGCATTGCTGGTGGAAGTCTTTAGTGGGATGCGGTTGGTGCAGGCATTTGCGGCTGAGGACTACACCCTGGAACGGTTTAGTCGTGAGGCAGAGCGGAATCGTCTAGCCCGTTACCGCACGGAAAAGTTGAAGGCCATTCAATCTCCTGTAGTCGGCTTCCTGGAAGCGATCGCCCTACTCTCGCTGCTACTCCTGGGCGGCTGGCAGGTTTCTCAAAAAAATCTCACAGGCAGTGCTTTTGTCAGTTATCTGGCGGCTGTGATCATGCTGATTGATCCAATCTCTCTGCTGACCAGTAATTACAACGAATTTAAGCAGGGGCAGGCTTCCCTGGATCGAGTGTTTGAATTGCTGGCAATGCAACCAACAGTGATTGAAAAAGAGGGGGCCGTGCCTTTACCTCCTGTGACTGGAAAAGTGGAATTCCACAAGGTCAGCTTTGCCTACCAGCCCGATCAACCCGTTTTAAAGGAACTCAGTCTGCTGGCCCTGCCTGGAGAAGCGATCGCCCTGGTGGGACATTCCGGCGCTGGCAAAACCACTCTCGTCAACCTGTTGCCCCGTCTCTACGACCCCCAAGCTGGACAAATCCTGATTGACGGCATTGATATTCGGGATGTCACCCTGCGCAGTCTCCGCAGCCAGATTGGAATTGTCCCTCAAGAAACGATTTTGTTCTCTGGCACGATCGCCCAAAATATCGCCTTTGGCCAAACTCGTGCTGATTTAGAGGCCATTCAAGCCGCCGCAAAGATTGCCAATGCCCATCAATTCATTATTCAATTCCCAGAGGGGTATCAAACCTGGGTCGGGGAACGGGGCGTAAATCTGTCTGGTGGCCAGCGGCAACGACTGGCGATCGCCCGTGCCGTCCTGCTCAATCCCCGTATTCTGATTTTGGATGAAGCCACCTCCGCCCTGGATTCCGAATCAGAAGCGCTGGTTCAGGAAGCCCTGGAGCGGGTGATGCGCAACCGTACCGTCTTCATCATTGCTCATCGATTAGCCACCGTTCGACGGGCCGATCGCATCCTGGTTCTAGAACACGGCCAGGTTGTAGAATCCGGCACCCACGCGGAACTTCTGAACCAGGGCGGACGGTATGCCCGCTTCTATGCCCAACAGTTCCAGGCCTAA